A region from the Tahibacter amnicola genome encodes:
- the frr gene encoding ribosome recycling factor, producing MINDIKKDAQTRMAKSVESLKHDLQRLRTGRASTALVDHLKVNYYGSDMPLSQVATIAVQDARSLTITPWEKNMVQPIEKAIMSSDLGLNPTTAGTVIRINLPALTEERRKELSKHVHHEGESAKVAVRNVRRDAMQHVKELLKEKKVTEDEERKAEEDIQKLTDKAIKDVDAVVKAKEDELMAL from the coding sequence ATGATCAATGACATCAAGAAAGACGCCCAGACCCGCATGGCCAAGAGCGTCGAGTCGCTCAAGCATGACCTTCAGCGCCTGCGTACCGGACGCGCCTCCACCGCCCTGGTCGATCACCTCAAGGTGAACTACTACGGTTCGGACATGCCGCTGTCCCAGGTCGCCACGATCGCCGTCCAGGATGCGCGTTCGCTGACGATCACCCCGTGGGAGAAGAACATGGTGCAGCCGATCGAGAAGGCGATCATGTCCTCCGACCTCGGGCTGAACCCCACCACCGCCGGCACGGTCATCCGCATCAACCTGCCCGCCCTGACCGAGGAGCGCCGCAAGGAGCTCTCCAAGCACGTTCACCACGAAGGCGAAAGCGCGAAGGTCGCCGTCCGCAACGTGCGCCGTGATGCGATGCAGCACGTCAAGGAGCTGCTGAAAGAAAAGAAGGTCACGGAAGACGAAGAACGGAAGGCCGAGGAAGACATCCAGAAGCTCACCGACAAGGCCATCAAAGATGTCGATGCGGTGGTCAAGGCCAAGGAAGACGAACTGATGGCGCTCTGA
- the uppS gene encoding polyprenyl diphosphate synthase — protein MTKAPGGTPGAPDPRLPRHVAIVMDGNGRWAKQRLRPRSFGHHAGQKAVRGAIEFCLRRGIEALTLFAFSSENWQRPKDEVGALMELFLKALDREVDELCGHGVRIRFIGELSAFAPALQSRMRGAMEKTASNSRLALNIAVNYGGRWDVAEAARQTALAVLRGELSVDAISEQQMAPHFALAELPAVDLFIRTGGELRVSNFLLWQIAYAELYFTPTLWPDFNADAFTRAIDDYAGRERRYGKTSAQVAGT, from the coding sequence GTGACCAAAGCGCCCGGCGGCACGCCGGGCGCGCCGGATCCCCGCCTGCCCCGGCACGTCGCCATCGTGATGGACGGCAACGGCCGCTGGGCCAAGCAGCGCCTGCGGCCGCGCAGCTTCGGGCATCACGCCGGCCAGAAGGCCGTGCGCGGCGCGATCGAGTTCTGCCTGCGCCGCGGCATCGAGGCACTCACCCTCTTCGCATTCTCCAGCGAGAACTGGCAGCGTCCAAAGGACGAGGTCGGCGCGCTGATGGAACTGTTCCTCAAGGCGCTCGACCGGGAAGTCGACGAGCTCTGCGGGCATGGCGTGCGCATCCGCTTCATCGGCGAGCTGTCAGCCTTCGCCCCGGCGCTCCAGTCGCGCATGCGTGGCGCTATGGAAAAGACCGCGTCCAACTCGCGCCTTGCCCTCAACATCGCCGTCAACTACGGCGGTCGCTGGGACGTGGCGGAAGCGGCCCGGCAAACCGCCCTGGCCGTGCTCCGGGGCGAACTGTCCGTGGACGCCATCAGCGAACAGCAGATGGCCCCGCATTTCGCCCTCGCCGAGCTGCCGGCCGTGGACCTGTTCATCCGGACGGGCGGCGAACTGCGCGTCAGCAACTTCCTGCTCTGGCAGATCGCCTACGCCGAGCTGTACTTCACGCCGACGCTCTGGCCGGACTTCAACGCCGATGCGTTCACCCGTGCCATCGACGACTATGCCGGCCGGGAACGGCGTTACGGCAAGACCAGCGCCCAGGTTGCCGGCACCTGA
- the map gene encoding type I methionyl aminopeptidase: protein MPVTIKTPADIEKMRIAGALAAEVLEMIGEYVKPGVSTEELDRICHDHIVKVQQSIPANLGYRGFPKTICTSVNHVICHGIPDARKILKDGDIINIDVTVIRDGFHGDTSRMYYVGKPDVRAQRLCTVAFESMMLGIAQVRPGATLGDIGHAIQKHAEGAGFSVVREYCGHGIGRVYHEDPQVLHYGKPGTGLRLEKGMCFTVEPMINAGKPGTRLMPDGWTVVTRDHSLSAQWEHTVTVTDDGYEILTPWPRAA from the coding sequence ATGCCCGTAACGATCAAGACCCCTGCTGATATCGAGAAAATGCGGATTGCCGGCGCGCTGGCGGCGGAAGTGCTCGAAATGATCGGGGAGTACGTCAAGCCCGGCGTCAGCACCGAGGAGCTGGACCGCATCTGTCACGATCACATCGTCAAGGTGCAGCAGTCGATCCCGGCGAATCTGGGCTACCGCGGCTTTCCGAAGACGATCTGCACGTCGGTCAACCACGTGATCTGTCACGGCATTCCCGATGCGCGCAAGATCCTCAAGGATGGCGACATCATCAATATTGACGTGACCGTCATCCGCGACGGCTTCCACGGCGATACCAGCCGCATGTACTACGTGGGCAAGCCCGATGTCCGGGCCCAGCGCCTGTGCACCGTGGCGTTCGAATCCATGATGCTGGGCATTGCCCAGGTCCGGCCCGGCGCTACTCTGGGGGACATCGGGCACGCGATCCAGAAGCACGCCGAAGGCGCAGGTTTCTCGGTGGTGCGTGAGTATTGCGGCCACGGCATCGGCCGCGTCTACCACGAAGATCCGCAGGTGCTTCACTACGGCAAGCCGGGTACCGGGCTGCGCCTGGAGAAGGGCATGTGCTTCACGGTCGAGCCGATGATCAATGCCGGCAAGCCGGGCACGCGCCTGATGCCGGACGGCTGGACAGTCGTGACGCGGGATCACTCCCTGTCGGCCCAGTGGGAACACACTGTCACGGTGACCGACGACGGCTACGAGATCCTGACGCCCTGGCCCAGGGCGGCCTGA
- the glnD gene encoding [protein-PII] uridylyltransferase: METATAPVVALPRLPAAIPRSGISESARLALRQWLGDTDRALADAFRDGASVDELVPARAQAIEKLLRHVWTAIVGEPATLALFAVGGFGRGELFPRSDTDLLVLTDAVPQGSQARSLETLFTCLWDLGLKPGHAVRTLAQCRELAASDASVYTSLLEGRRIAGAAVFDQGWDAMLGDPAVWPPAKYLAAKREEQAVRHARYHDTAYNLEPNLKDGPGGLRSLHVIGWLGRRLFGIGDLRGLARKGLLSKSEWLALGEARATLWRARYALHLLAGRPEERLLFDFQRELASRLGYRDEHAQNLGVEQFMQSYYRAAMVFERTNAAFLQRCDEALAEPVLLQAEPIGDGFVAMGDRVDIREPDLFERRPAALIDVFIVLVDNPELSGLRAHAQCRLQAALELHGESLREDAAVHAAFLRLLRRGAPAVEALARMSRHGLLAQYLPAFGKVVGRMQYDLFHVYTVDEHTLRVLRIVARFAQPQHSREFALASDLFSRLAKPELLLLAALFHDIAKGRGGDHSELGEVEARDFCARLGLSPGDIDIVAWLVRWHLLMSVTAQRQDITDPDVVHRFAAQVGEWDRLDLLYLLTCADIAGTSPKLWNSWKDRLLADLYVAARYVLRGDLERPPHADEQRRDCQAQALEILAAEGIDQQPVTEVWNDFPEEAFLRYRPEQIAWQTRAIVMAAAEDLPLVLVQADGLRGGSEIFIYADDRDGLFATVTAALDRLHLSVQEARILSSRSGMSIDTFLVLDASGEAIDRGERSELVAETLRRALRQNPYRPQLAKRSMARPLRHFHIPARIEFRSEANAERTQVSLVCSDRPGLLAVVAQVFRERRVRVHDARIATFGERAEDFFQITDQNNRPLSRDSEQALQQALLARLNAPPAPTVTKEIHARS; encoded by the coding sequence ATGGAAACCGCGACCGCTCCGGTGGTCGCCCTGCCGCGGCTGCCCGCGGCGATACCGCGATCGGGCATTTCCGAGTCGGCACGGCTGGCGTTGCGCCAGTGGCTGGGTGATACCGATCGCGCGCTGGCGGATGCCTTCCGTGACGGCGCGAGCGTGGATGAGCTCGTTCCGGCGCGCGCACAGGCGATCGAAAAACTGCTGCGCCACGTCTGGACGGCCATCGTCGGCGAACCGGCAACACTGGCTCTGTTTGCCGTCGGCGGATTCGGGCGCGGCGAGCTCTTCCCGCGATCGGATACCGATCTCCTGGTTCTGACCGATGCCGTACCGCAGGGCTCGCAGGCGCGCTCACTGGAAACCCTTTTCACCTGCCTGTGGGACCTGGGACTCAAGCCCGGCCACGCGGTGCGGACGTTGGCCCAGTGCCGCGAGCTGGCGGCGAGCGACGCGAGCGTCTATACGAGTCTGCTGGAAGGGCGCCGCATCGCCGGCGCGGCCGTCTTCGACCAGGGCTGGGATGCCATGCTCGGCGATCCTGCAGTATGGCCGCCGGCGAAGTACCTCGCGGCCAAGCGCGAAGAGCAGGCCGTACGCCATGCGCGTTACCACGACACGGCCTACAACCTCGAACCCAACCTCAAGGATGGTCCCGGCGGCCTGCGCAGCCTGCACGTGATTGGCTGGCTGGGCCGGCGCCTGTTCGGCATCGGCGATCTGCGCGGGCTGGCCCGCAAAGGGCTGTTGAGCAAGTCCGAATGGCTTGCGCTTGGCGAGGCCCGGGCGACGCTGTGGCGCGCCCGCTACGCGCTGCACCTTCTGGCGGGGCGTCCCGAAGAACGCCTGCTGTTCGACTTCCAGCGTGAGCTGGCCAGTCGGCTGGGCTATCGCGACGAGCACGCCCAGAACCTGGGCGTCGAACAGTTCATGCAGTCCTACTATCGCGCGGCCATGGTGTTCGAGCGCACCAACGCCGCATTCCTGCAGCGCTGCGACGAGGCCCTGGCAGAACCGGTGCTGCTGCAGGCCGAACCGATTGGCGACGGCTTCGTGGCCATGGGCGATCGCGTCGACATTCGCGAACCGGATCTTTTCGAGCGGCGCCCGGCCGCCCTCATCGACGTGTTCATCGTGCTGGTCGACAACCCGGAGCTGAGCGGTCTGCGTGCCCATGCGCAGTGCCGGCTGCAGGCTGCGCTGGAGCTGCACGGCGAAAGCCTGCGCGAAGATGCGGCTGTCCACGCGGCGTTCCTGCGCCTGTTGCGCCGCGGCGCGCCGGCGGTCGAAGCACTGGCGCGAATGAGCCGGCACGGCCTGCTGGCGCAGTACCTGCCGGCCTTCGGCAAGGTCGTCGGTCGCATGCAATATGATCTTTTCCACGTCTATACCGTGGATGAGCATACGCTGCGCGTGCTGCGCATCGTGGCGCGTTTCGCGCAGCCGCAGCACAGTCGCGAATTTGCGCTGGCCAGCGATTTGTTCTCCCGCCTGGCCAAGCCCGAACTGTTGCTGCTGGCTGCACTGTTCCACGACATCGCCAAGGGGCGCGGCGGCGATCACTCGGAACTGGGCGAGGTCGAGGCGCGCGACTTCTGCGCGCGCCTGGGCCTGTCGCCCGGCGATATCGATATCGTCGCCTGGCTGGTGCGCTGGCACCTGCTCATGAGCGTCACCGCACAGCGCCAGGACATCACCGATCCGGACGTGGTGCACCGGTTTGCCGCGCAGGTGGGCGAATGGGACCGGCTGGACCTGCTGTACCTGCTCACCTGTGCCGATATCGCCGGCACCAGTCCGAAATTGTGGAACTCCTGGAAAGACCGCTTGCTGGCCGATCTCTACGTCGCGGCGCGCTACGTGCTGCGTGGCGATCTGGAACGGCCGCCGCATGCGGATGAGCAGCGCCGCGATTGCCAGGCGCAGGCGCTGGAGATCCTGGCCGCCGAAGGGATTGACCAGCAGCCGGTGACGGAAGTCTGGAACGACTTCCCCGAAGAAGCCTTCCTGCGCTATCGACCCGAGCAGATCGCCTGGCAGACGCGCGCCATCGTGATGGCCGCCGCGGAAGATCTTCCGCTGGTGCTGGTCCAGGCGGACGGATTGCGCGGCGGCAGCGAAATCTTCATTTACGCCGACGATCGCGACGGCCTGTTTGCCACCGTGACCGCCGCGCTGGACCGGCTGCATCTGTCGGTGCAGGAAGCGCGCATCCTGAGCAGCCGCTCGGGCATGAGCATTGACACGTTCCTCGTGCTCGACGCAAGTGGCGAGGCGATCGATCGCGGCGAACGCAGTGAGCTGGTCGCCGAGACGCTGCGGCGCGCCCTGCGCCAGAACCCGTATCGCCCGCAACTGGCAAAGCGCTCGATGGCCCGCCCATTGCGTCATTTCCATATTCCCGCGCGAATCGAGTTTCGTAGCGAGGCCAATGCCGAACGGACCCAGGTTTCCCTGGTCTGCTCGGACCGGCCCGGCCTGCTCGCCGTCGTCGCGCAAGTCTTCCGCGAACGGCGCGTGCGCGTGCATGATGCGCGGATCGCCACCTTCGGCGAGCGCGCGGAAGACTTCTTCCAGATCACTGACCAGAACAACCGGCCGCTCAGCCGCGACAGCGAGCAGGCACTCCAGCAGGCCTTGCTGGCGCGCCTGAACGCCCCGCCGGCG
- the rpsB gene encoding 30S ribosomal protein S2: MPQVTMRQMLEAGVHFGHQTRYWNPKMSPYIFGARGKIHIINLEKTVPLFGDAMNFLSGLAQKRGTILFVGTKRSARDAVKEEAERCGMPHVSARWLGGTLTNFRTVKQSVARLKELEAMATDGRFDRLVKREVLGLQREADKLQTSLGGIKNMNRLPDALFVIDIGHEDIAIKEAKKLGIPVVAVVDTNYDPSLVDYAIPGNDDAIRAVQLYVRAAADAVLEGKAAAPQVAVSEKDEFVELDAEGNVKAATNDDAPRGRKPAPRNAKPGAKKPGQGPRRGGGGRPAPSAE, encoded by the coding sequence ATGCCTCAGGTCACCATGCGCCAGATGCTCGAAGCCGGCGTCCACTTCGGTCACCAGACTCGCTACTGGAACCCGAAGATGTCGCCCTACATCTTCGGCGCGCGCGGCAAGATCCACATCATCAACCTCGAGAAGACCGTTCCGCTGTTCGGCGACGCGATGAACTTCCTCTCGGGCCTGGCCCAAAAGCGCGGCACCATCCTGTTCGTCGGCACGAAGCGTTCGGCCCGTGACGCGGTGAAGGAAGAAGCCGAGCGTTGCGGCATGCCGCACGTCTCCGCCCGCTGGCTGGGTGGCACGCTGACCAACTTCCGCACCGTCAAGCAGTCGGTCGCCCGCCTGAAGGAACTGGAAGCCATGGCCACCGACGGCCGCTTCGACCGCCTGGTCAAGCGCGAAGTCCTCGGCCTCCAGCGCGAAGCGGACAAGCTGCAGACCTCGCTCGGCGGCATCAAGAACATGAACCGCCTGCCGGACGCCCTGTTCGTCATCGACATCGGCCACGAAGACATCGCCATCAAGGAAGCCAAGAAGCTCGGCATTCCGGTCGTGGCGGTGGTCGATACCAACTACGACCCGAGCCTCGTCGACTACGCCATCCCGGGTAACGACGACGCGATCCGCGCCGTGCAGCTGTACGTCCGCGCTGCCGCCGACGCCGTGCTGGAAGGCAAGGCCGCGGCCCCGCAGGTCGCCGTGAGCGAGAAGGACGAATTCGTCGAGCTCGACGCCGAAGGCAACGTCAAGGCTGCCACCAACGACGACGCCCCGCGCGGCCGCAAGCCGGCTCCGCGTAACGCCAAGCCGGGCGCCAAGAAGCCGGGCCAGGGCCCGCGTCGTGGCGGCGGCGGCCGTCCGGCCCCGTCGGCTGAGTAA
- a CDS encoding phosphatidate cytidylyltransferase, which translates to MPPKLKTRTLTALVLAPLAIALILLAPTAVLAVVAAGAFLMAAWEWTRMVGLRALPIRGAVIGAHVVAMAVLWWYRDGAVWWAVIGAGVAWWLVATLWLRRFSFAVAPTHENASLKTVAGLFVIVPAWCALLQLHASPNKGPWWALFGLMLVWVADSGAYLAGSRWGRTKLAPRISPGKTWAGVYGAIASSAIVGVIGAWLLGTRHLALAGVFVLAMVTVVASIVGDLFESLIKRHANVKDSGDLFPGHGGMFDRLDSVFAALPVWAAGLALLAA; encoded by the coding sequence GTGCCTCCCAAACTGAAAACACGGACTTTGACCGCCCTGGTACTGGCACCGCTGGCGATCGCGCTGATCCTGCTGGCGCCGACCGCCGTGCTGGCGGTGGTCGCGGCCGGCGCCTTCCTGATGGCGGCGTGGGAATGGACCCGAATGGTCGGCCTGCGCGCCCTGCCGATCCGGGGTGCCGTCATTGGCGCCCACGTCGTCGCGATGGCGGTGCTGTGGTGGTACCGCGACGGCGCGGTCTGGTGGGCCGTCATCGGCGCCGGCGTGGCCTGGTGGCTGGTCGCCACGCTGTGGCTGCGGCGTTTCTCGTTCGCCGTCGCGCCGACGCACGAGAACGCCAGTCTTAAGACTGTCGCCGGCCTGTTTGTCATCGTTCCCGCCTGGTGCGCCTTGCTGCAGCTGCACGCCAGCCCGAACAAGGGGCCGTGGTGGGCGCTCTTTGGTCTCATGCTGGTGTGGGTCGCCGACAGCGGCGCGTATCTGGCCGGCAGTCGCTGGGGCCGGACCAAGCTGGCCCCGCGGATCAGCCCCGGCAAAACCTGGGCCGGTGTCTATGGCGCGATTGCCAGCTCGGCCATCGTCGGGGTGATCGGCGCCTGGTTGCTCGGCACGCGGCATCTGGCGCTGGCCGGCGTGTTCGTCCTGGCGATGGTGACCGTGGTGGCCTCCATCGTCGGCGACCTGTTTGAAAGCCTGATCAAGCGGCACGCCAACGTGAAGGATTCCGGTGATCTCTTCCCGGGTCACGGCGGCATGTTCGACCGGCTGGACAGCGTGTTCGCGGCCCTGCCCGTCTGGGCGGCGGGACTGGCGCTGCTCGCGGCATGA
- a CDS encoding 1-deoxy-D-xylulose-5-phosphate reductoisomerase: MKQVAILGATGSIGSSTLDVIARHPDKFRASVLAAHRSTEALADLCDRFRPDLAIVADPACEADLKAHLARRGLTTAVAAGEAALSDAAASSQCDTVVAAIVGAAGLASTLAAARAGKRLLLANKESIVMAGPLLMRALRDGGGDLIPIDSEHNALFQCLPGGRPELSAVGVRKLTLTASGGPFRGRSRQDLGAITPEQAVAHPNWRMGRKISVDSATLMNKGLEVIEAHFLFDAPPEAIDVVVHPQSIVHSLVEYVDGSVLAQLGNPDMRTAIGHALAWPGRVDTAVKPLDLVALSRLEFLPPDRATFRCLDLAYAALRAGGTAPTVLNAANEIAVAAFLDGHLPFLAIAEVIESCMDALGTEPVQSLDQLIQTDLTARHTARHMMRRLHC; the protein is encoded by the coding sequence ATGAAACAGGTTGCCATCCTCGGAGCCACCGGATCGATCGGCTCCAGCACGCTCGACGTCATCGCCCGCCACCCGGATAAATTCCGGGCCAGTGTCCTGGCGGCCCATCGCAGTACCGAGGCGCTGGCCGACCTGTGCGACCGGTTCCGCCCGGACCTGGCCATCGTCGCCGACCCCGCCTGCGAGGCGGACCTGAAAGCCCATCTCGCGCGGCGCGGGCTGACAACAGCGGTCGCCGCAGGCGAAGCCGCGCTGTCAGACGCCGCCGCCTCGTCGCAGTGCGATACGGTCGTGGCCGCCATCGTCGGCGCGGCCGGCCTGGCCTCTACGCTGGCCGCCGCCCGCGCCGGGAAGCGGCTGCTGCTGGCGAACAAGGAATCCATCGTCATGGCGGGGCCGCTGCTGATGCGCGCACTGCGTGACGGTGGCGGCGATCTCATTCCGATCGATTCGGAACACAACGCTTTGTTCCAGTGCCTGCCGGGCGGCCGGCCCGAACTCTCCGCCGTCGGCGTGCGCAAGCTGACGCTGACGGCCTCCGGCGGGCCGTTCCGTGGCCGCAGCCGCCAGGATCTGGGCGCCATCACGCCCGAGCAGGCCGTCGCCCACCCGAACTGGCGCATGGGCCGCAAGATCTCGGTTGATTCGGCCACCTTGATGAACAAGGGGCTGGAGGTCATCGAAGCTCACTTCCTGTTCGATGCCCCGCCGGAAGCCATCGACGTCGTCGTGCATCCGCAGAGCATCGTGCATTCCCTGGTGGAGTACGTCGACGGATCCGTCCTTGCGCAGCTGGGCAATCCCGATATGCGAACGGCCATCGGCCACGCCCTGGCCTGGCCCGGTCGTGTGGACACGGCCGTCAAACCGCTGGACCTGGTCGCCTTGTCGCGGCTGGAGTTCCTGCCCCCGGACCGCGCCACGTTCCGGTGCCTGGACCTGGCCTATGCCGCCTTGCGTGCGGGCGGCACCGCCCCCACCGTCCTCAACGCCGCCAACGAAATTGCGGTGGCGGCCTTCCTGGACGGACACTTGCCGTTCCTGGCGATCGCGGAGGTCATCGAATCCTGCATGGACGCGCTCGGTACTGAACCGGTCCAAAGTCTCGATCAACTCATTCAGACGGACTTAACCGCCCGTCATACGGCGCGTCATATGATGCGCCGCCTTCACTGCTGA
- the rseP gene encoding RIP metalloprotease RseP, producing the protein MGDFFGSIWWLLVTLGLLITFHEFGHYSVARLLGVKVLRFSVGFGKPIWTRVARNGTEFVISLLPLGGYVKFLDSREAEVSPEDADGDFNSKAVWKRAAITVAGPLFNLIFTIAALWAMFIIGKADYQPVIGKVDGVSATAGFAAGDTITKVGVEPVQTLTDAGFLLLGHAMDRGAVDVTVTDAQGKTATRRLDTSGIPRGIEEVELLRQVGITWRPFLPGPAQFSQVSKDSPAAAAGFKAGDRVVSVNEIPISDSATFVETVQKLASAQTPLSVVVQRGTERQTLTVTPKAATSDEGPRWQIGVTLAAPPPVAQDALLRYGPIAALGAAFRETASLTGRTLAMLKRMIVGSASLKNISGPISIAQTANASAQLGAGWFLYFLALISLSLCIMNLLPIPILDGGHLVYYLIESVKGSPVSERMLIAGQYAGLVLLAALMGLAFYNDIVRQLPS; encoded by the coding sequence ATGGGCGACTTCTTCGGTTCAATCTGGTGGTTGCTGGTCACTCTGGGCTTGCTCATCACCTTCCATGAGTTCGGGCACTACAGCGTCGCCCGGCTGCTCGGCGTGAAGGTGCTTCGGTTCTCGGTGGGATTCGGCAAACCCATCTGGACCCGCGTCGCCAGGAACGGCACCGAGTTTGTCATCAGCCTGCTGCCGCTGGGCGGCTACGTGAAATTCCTCGATTCGCGCGAAGCGGAAGTCTCCCCGGAAGATGCCGACGGCGATTTCAACAGCAAGGCCGTCTGGAAGCGTGCCGCCATTACGGTCGCAGGCCCGCTGTTCAACCTGATCTTCACCATCGCGGCCCTCTGGGCCATGTTCATCATCGGCAAGGCCGACTACCAGCCGGTCATCGGCAAGGTGGACGGCGTTTCGGCCACCGCCGGATTCGCCGCCGGCGACACCATTACCAAGGTCGGCGTCGAACCCGTCCAGACCCTGACCGACGCCGGCTTCCTGCTGCTCGGACACGCGATGGATCGCGGCGCAGTCGACGTCACGGTCACCGACGCCCAAGGCAAGACGGCAACCCGCCGGCTGGATACCTCCGGCATTCCTCGCGGCATCGAAGAAGTCGAACTGCTGCGCCAGGTGGGCATCACCTGGCGCCCATTCCTGCCGGGTCCGGCGCAGTTCAGCCAGGTCAGCAAGGATTCCCCGGCAGCGGCCGCGGGCTTCAAGGCGGGCGATCGCGTCGTGTCGGTCAATGAGATCCCCATCAGCGACAGTGCGACCTTCGTCGAAACGGTCCAGAAGCTCGCGTCGGCACAGACGCCGCTGAGTGTCGTGGTGCAACGGGGTACGGAGCGCCAGACCCTTACGGTCACTCCGAAGGCCGCCACCAGCGACGAAGGCCCCCGTTGGCAGATCGGCGTCACCCTGGCGGCGCCGCCGCCGGTCGCCCAGGACGCGCTCCTCCGCTATGGCCCGATCGCCGCGCTGGGCGCGGCTTTCCGGGAAACCGCCAGCCTCACCGGCCGGACCCTTGCCATGCTCAAGCGGATGATCGTCGGGTCCGCGTCCCTCAAGAATATTTCCGGGCCGATCAGCATCGCCCAGACCGCCAACGCCTCGGCCCAGCTCGGCGCGGGCTGGTTCCTTTACTTCCTGGCGCTGATCTCTCTGAGCCTGTGCATCATGAACCTGCTGCCCATCCCCATCTTGGACGGCGGTCATCTCGTGTATTACCTTATTGAGTCGGTCAAGGGCAGTCCGGTCAGCGAGCGCATGTTGATCGCCGGCCAATACGCCGGTCTGGTCCTGCTGGCTGCCCTGATGGGACTCGCGTTCTACAACGATATCGTGCGACAGCTGCCGTCCTAG
- the tsf gene encoding translation elongation factor Ts, producing MEITASLVKELRERSGAGMMECKKALAENAGDIEKAMEYLRKTGLAKADKKAGRVAAEGRIVLAQNGSKAVLVEVNSETDFVGKDENFVKFANTAAEVALSSGSADIEALKTAAFPGGGSVDEARQALVAKVGENVQLRRMVRADSANKIGAYVHGGRIGVLVEVKGGSDELARGLAMHVAAMNPPYVSAAHVPADIVAKEKEIELAKMTDKDKAKPADILEKIISGKINKIVSEMTLTGQPYVLDTNMTVEAALKKEGAEVIGFQRLAVGEGIEKVVEDYAAEVMKQAGLA from the coding sequence ATGGAAATCACCGCCAGTCTGGTCAAGGAACTGCGCGAGCGCTCCGGCGCCGGCATGATGGAGTGCAAGAAAGCGCTCGCCGAGAACGCCGGCGATATCGAAAAGGCCATGGAATACCTGCGCAAGACGGGCCTGGCCAAGGCCGACAAGAAGGCCGGCCGCGTGGCCGCCGAAGGCCGTATCGTCCTGGCGCAGAACGGCAGCAAGGCCGTGCTGGTCGAGGTCAACTCCGAAACCGACTTCGTCGGCAAGGACGAGAACTTCGTCAAGTTCGCCAATACCGCCGCCGAAGTCGCCCTGTCCAGCGGCTCGGCCGACATCGAAGCCCTGAAGACGGCTGCCTTCCCGGGCGGCGGTTCGGTTGACGAAGCCCGCCAGGCCCTGGTCGCCAAGGTCGGTGAGAACGTCCAGCTGCGCCGCATGGTGCGCGCTGACAGCGCCAACAAGATCGGCGCCTATGTCCATGGCGGCCGCATCGGCGTGCTGGTGGAAGTCAAAGGCGGCTCGGACGAGCTGGCTCGCGGCCTGGCCATGCACGTGGCGGCGATGAACCCGCCCTACGTCTCGGCGGCCCACGTGCCGGCCGACATCGTGGCGAAGGAAAAGGAAATCGAACTGGCCAAGATGACCGACAAGGACAAGGCCAAGCCGGCCGACATCCTGGAAAAGATCATCTCCGGCAAGATCAACAAGATCGTCTCGGAAATGACCCTGACCGGTCAGCCGTACGTGCTGGACACCAACATGACCGTCGAAGCCGCCCTGAAGAAGGAAGGCGCCGAGGTGATCGGCTTCCAGCGCCTGGCCGTCGGCGAGGGCATCGAGAAGGTGGTTGAGGACTACGCTGCCGAAGTCATGAAGCAAGCCGGTCTTGCCTGA
- the pyrH gene encoding UMP kinase, which produces MPTDIKYKRILLKLSGEALMGDADYGIDPKVLTRLAKEIIEIQRVGVQVGVVIGGGNIFRGEGLAAAGMDRVTGDNMGMLATVMNALAMQDALEKLGAYARVMSAIKINEVCEDFIRRRAIRHLEKGRIALFAAGTGNPFFTTDSAAALRAIEVGADLLLKATKVDGVYSADPKKDPTAQRYEKLSYGEVIQRNLQVMDTTAIALCRDNKIPLRIYDMGVGGNLLRIMKGEPVGTLVS; this is translated from the coding sequence ATGCCCACCGATATCAAATACAAGCGCATCCTCCTCAAGCTGAGCGGCGAGGCCCTGATGGGCGACGCCGACTACGGCATTGATCCGAAAGTACTGACCCGACTGGCGAAGGAAATCATTGAAATCCAGCGTGTCGGCGTCCAGGTCGGCGTCGTCATCGGCGGCGGCAACATCTTCCGCGGCGAAGGCCTGGCCGCGGCCGGCATGGACCGCGTGACCGGCGACAACATGGGCATGCTGGCCACCGTGATGAACGCCCTGGCCATGCAGGACGCCCTGGAAAAACTCGGCGCCTATGCCCGCGTCATGAGCGCGATCAAGATCAACGAAGTCTGCGAGGACTTCATCCGCCGCCGCGCTATCCGCCATCTGGAGAAGGGCCGGATTGCCCTGTTCGCCGCCGGTACCGGCAATCCCTTCTTCACCACCGACTCGGCCGCCGCCCTGCGCGCGATCGAAGTGGGGGCGGATCTGCTGCTCAAGGCGACCAAGGTCGACGGCGTGTACAGCGCCGACCCCAAGAAGGACCCAACGGCCCAGCGCTACGAGAAGCTGAGCTACGGCGAGGTCATCCAGCGCAACCTGCAGGTGATGGACACCACGGCCATCGCCCTGTGCCGGGACAACAAGATCCCGCTGCGCATCTACGACATGGGCGTGGGCGGCAACCTGCTGCGCATCATGAAGGGCGAACCGGTCGGCACCCTGGTCTCGTGA